A DNA window from Vigna angularis cultivar LongXiaoDou No.4 chromosome 1, ASM1680809v1, whole genome shotgun sequence contains the following coding sequences:
- the LOC108330833 gene encoding probable apyrase 7 isoform X2 produces MVGVKGASKGNLPVLLHSYPDNTTRRSSLWKGSCQYHCMQTEPGLHNFVNDSLGVRQALEPLIVWAEQVVPREMRGSTPAFVLATAGLRGLTLEDADRVLGDIEAVVKGHSFMMSKSWIRVLSGKEEAYYGWVALNYKIGTFDDNYPNSPTLGLVDIGGSSLQIVAEIDVAVDDVHVMKSRLGSTEHRIMAYSLPAFGLNEAFDRTVLRLRNNQSEERTASISDLRHPCLLSTYVQNYTCHSCSALASIYEKKHSQDRESELYSLRLTGEPNWEQCRELAIGAAMNSSSKVSHLTVSKNCQASLFSGTGIDILNLTAVAQPAKFHALSGFFFVYNKLNLSPRTNLTMVWESGKQICSNLWSGLSSVSDNPDYAGLFCFQVAYMASLIDYGLCLGDVEMIFGPGDISWTLGAALIEGKFLWLNSTSYEAHAIISTLKNVKVTSSPTVLFAVLVLLSLIVYCSQIRLPMPSRRDSAPGSSLPSYTPIRRRSN; encoded by the exons ATGGTAGGGGTGAAAGGAGCAAGCAAAGGGAACTTGCCAGTGTTGCTGCACTCCTATCCTGATAATACAACCAGGAGGAGTTCACTTTGGAAAGGTTCTTGTCAATATCACTGTATGCAAACTGAACCCGGGTTACACAACTTTGTTAATGATTCTTTAGGAGTGAGACAGGCTTTGGAGCCCTTGATTGTGTGGGCGGAGCAAGTGGTGCCGCGAGAAATGCGCGGCAGTACTCCTGCTTTTGTCTTGGCTACTGCTGGGTTGAGGGGGCTCACCTTGGAGGACGCTGATAGGGTATTGGGAGATATTGAGGCTGTTGTGAAAGGCCATAGCTTTATGATGAGCAAGAGCTGGATAAGGGTTTTGAGTGGGAAGGAGGAAGCTTATTATGGCTGGGTGGCTTTGAACTACAAAATAGGCACCTTTGATGATAACTATCCCAACTCTCCCACTTTGGGACTTGTTGATATTGGGGGCTCGTCGTTGCAGATTGTGGCAGAGATAGATGTTGCTGTTGATGATGTGCATGTGATGAAATCAAGGCTCGGATCAACGGAACATCGGATTATGGCATATTCATTGCCTGCGTTTGGCCTAAATGAAGCGTTTGATAGGACAGTTCTTAGGCTCAGAAACAATCAAAGTGAGGAAAGAACTGCCAGTATCTCTGACCTCAGACATCCTTGTCTGTTATCAACTTATGTACAAAACTATACATGCCATTCTTGCTCTGCATTGGCTTCCATTTATGAGAAAAAACACAGTCAAGACCGGGAAAGTGAGCTTTATTCTTTACGTCTTACTGGAGAACCTAATTGGGAGCAATGCAGAGAACTAGCTATTGGTGCCGCCATGAACTCGAGTTCCAAAGTGTCACATCTGACAGTTAGCAAAAATTGCCAAGCTAGTTTATTTTCTGGTACTG GCATTGATATACTTAATTTAACAGCTGTTGCACAACCAGCCAAGTTTCATGCATTGTCTGGTTTCTTTTTTGTCTACAATAAGCTAAATTTGAGCCCAAGAACCAACTTAACAATGGTTTGGGAATCAGGCAAACAAATATGTTCAAATTTATGGTCTGGTTTGAGCAGTGTTTCTGATAATCCAGATTATGCTGGACTATTTTGTTTCCAGGTGGCTTATATGGCATCATTGATTGATTATGGTCTCTGTCTTGGGGATGTTGAAATGATATTTGGCCCAGGTGACATTTCGTGGACTTTAGGAGCTGCATTAATTGAAGGGAAATTTTTGTGGTTAAACAGTACAAGCTACGAAGCCCATGCTATTATTTCAACTTTAAAGAATGTCAAGGTCACGTCTTCTCCTACTGTTCTATTTGCTGTACTCGTATTACTTTCATTGATTGTTTATTGTAGTCAAATTAGGCTACCAATGCCAAGTAGAAGGGATTCTGCTCCTGGCTCATCTTTGCCATCTTATACTCCTATAAGACGTCGatctaactaa
- the LOC108330833 gene encoding probable apyrase 7 isoform X1: protein MEVPKSPSKCKRIAKHKWLIKFGLVILVMLLLFLGFYLESETGKLNASSYYTVVVDCGSTGTRVNVYEWMVGVKGASKGNLPVLLHSYPDNTTRRSSLWKGSCQYHCMQTEPGLHNFVNDSLGVRQALEPLIVWAEQVVPREMRGSTPAFVLATAGLRGLTLEDADRVLGDIEAVVKGHSFMMSKSWIRVLSGKEEAYYGWVALNYKIGTFDDNYPNSPTLGLVDIGGSSLQIVAEIDVAVDDVHVMKSRLGSTEHRIMAYSLPAFGLNEAFDRTVLRLRNNQSEERTASISDLRHPCLLSTYVQNYTCHSCSALASIYEKKHSQDRESELYSLRLTGEPNWEQCRELAIGAAMNSSSKVSHLTVSKNCQASLFSGTGIDILNLTAVAQPAKFHALSGFFFVYNKLNLSPRTNLTMVWESGKQICSNLWSGLSSVSDNPDYAGLFCFQVAYMASLIDYGLCLGDVEMIFGPGDISWTLGAALIEGKFLWLNSTSYEAHAIISTLKNVKVTSSPTVLFAVLVLLSLIVYCSQIRLPMPSRRDSAPGSSLPSYTPIRRRSN, encoded by the exons ATGGAAGTCCCCAAATCCCCTTCCAAATGCAAACGAATCGCCAAACACAAATGGCTTATAAAATTCGGTTTAGTAATTTTGGTGATGCTGCTATTATTTCTAGGTTTTTATCTTGAGTCAGAAACTGGAAAACTCAATGCGTCGTCGTATTACACCGTGGTTGTGGATTGTGGAAGCACTGGGACACGGGTGAATGTGTATGAGTGGATGGTAGGGGTGAAAGGAGCAAGCAAAGGGAACTTGCCAGTGTTGCTGCACTCCTATCCTGATAATACAACCAGGAGGAGTTCACTTTGGAAAGGTTCTTGTCAATATCACTGTATGCAAACTGAACCCGGGTTACACAACTTTGTTAATGATTCTTTAGGAGTGAGACAGGCTTTGGAGCCCTTGATTGTGTGGGCGGAGCAAGTGGTGCCGCGAGAAATGCGCGGCAGTACTCCTGCTTTTGTCTTGGCTACTGCTGGGTTGAGGGGGCTCACCTTGGAGGACGCTGATAGGGTATTGGGAGATATTGAGGCTGTTGTGAAAGGCCATAGCTTTATGATGAGCAAGAGCTGGATAAGGGTTTTGAGTGGGAAGGAGGAAGCTTATTATGGCTGGGTGGCTTTGAACTACAAAATAGGCACCTTTGATGATAACTATCCCAACTCTCCCACTTTGGGACTTGTTGATATTGGGGGCTCGTCGTTGCAGATTGTGGCAGAGATAGATGTTGCTGTTGATGATGTGCATGTGATGAAATCAAGGCTCGGATCAACGGAACATCGGATTATGGCATATTCATTGCCTGCGTTTGGCCTAAATGAAGCGTTTGATAGGACAGTTCTTAGGCTCAGAAACAATCAAAGTGAGGAAAGAACTGCCAGTATCTCTGACCTCAGACATCCTTGTCTGTTATCAACTTATGTACAAAACTATACATGCCATTCTTGCTCTGCATTGGCTTCCATTTATGAGAAAAAACACAGTCAAGACCGGGAAAGTGAGCTTTATTCTTTACGTCTTACTGGAGAACCTAATTGGGAGCAATGCAGAGAACTAGCTATTGGTGCCGCCATGAACTCGAGTTCCAAAGTGTCACATCTGACAGTTAGCAAAAATTGCCAAGCTAGTTTATTTTCTGGTACTG GCATTGATATACTTAATTTAACAGCTGTTGCACAACCAGCCAAGTTTCATGCATTGTCTGGTTTCTTTTTTGTCTACAATAAGCTAAATTTGAGCCCAAGAACCAACTTAACAATGGTTTGGGAATCAGGCAAACAAATATGTTCAAATTTATGGTCTGGTTTGAGCAGTGTTTCTGATAATCCAGATTATGCTGGACTATTTTGTTTCCAGGTGGCTTATATGGCATCATTGATTGATTATGGTCTCTGTCTTGGGGATGTTGAAATGATATTTGGCCCAGGTGACATTTCGTGGACTTTAGGAGCTGCATTAATTGAAGGGAAATTTTTGTGGTTAAACAGTACAAGCTACGAAGCCCATGCTATTATTTCAACTTTAAAGAATGTCAAGGTCACGTCTTCTCCTACTGTTCTATTTGCTGTACTCGTATTACTTTCATTGATTGTTTATTGTAGTCAAATTAGGCTACCAATGCCAAGTAGAAGGGATTCTGCTCCTGGCTCATCTTTGCCATCTTATACTCCTATAAGACGTCGatctaactaa
- the LOC108330833 gene encoding probable apyrase 7 isoform X3: MEVPKSPSKCKRIAKHKWLIKFGLVILVMLLLFLGFYLESETGKLNASSYYTVVVDCGSTGTRVNVYEWMVGVKGASKGNLPVLLHSYPDNTTRRSSLWKGSCQYHCMQTEPGLHNFVNDSLGVRQALEPLIVWAEQVVPREMRGSTPAFVLATAGLRGLTLEDADRVLGDIEAVVKGHSFMMSKSWIRVLSGKEEAYYGWVALNYKIGTFDDNYPNSPTLGLVDIGGSSLQIVAEIDVAVDDVHVMKSRLGSTEHRIMAYSLPAFGLNEAFDRTVLRLRNNQSEERTASISDLRHPCLLSTYVQNYTCHSCSALASIYEKKHSQDRESELYSLRLTGEPNWEQCRELAIGAAMNSSSKVSHLTVSKNCQASLFSGTGGLYGIID; this comes from the exons ATGGAAGTCCCCAAATCCCCTTCCAAATGCAAACGAATCGCCAAACACAAATGGCTTATAAAATTCGGTTTAGTAATTTTGGTGATGCTGCTATTATTTCTAGGTTTTTATCTTGAGTCAGAAACTGGAAAACTCAATGCGTCGTCGTATTACACCGTGGTTGTGGATTGTGGAAGCACTGGGACACGGGTGAATGTGTATGAGTGGATGGTAGGGGTGAAAGGAGCAAGCAAAGGGAACTTGCCAGTGTTGCTGCACTCCTATCCTGATAATACAACCAGGAGGAGTTCACTTTGGAAAGGTTCTTGTCAATATCACTGTATGCAAACTGAACCCGGGTTACACAACTTTGTTAATGATTCTTTAGGAGTGAGACAGGCTTTGGAGCCCTTGATTGTGTGGGCGGAGCAAGTGGTGCCGCGAGAAATGCGCGGCAGTACTCCTGCTTTTGTCTTGGCTACTGCTGGGTTGAGGGGGCTCACCTTGGAGGACGCTGATAGGGTATTGGGAGATATTGAGGCTGTTGTGAAAGGCCATAGCTTTATGATGAGCAAGAGCTGGATAAGGGTTTTGAGTGGGAAGGAGGAAGCTTATTATGGCTGGGTGGCTTTGAACTACAAAATAGGCACCTTTGATGATAACTATCCCAACTCTCCCACTTTGGGACTTGTTGATATTGGGGGCTCGTCGTTGCAGATTGTGGCAGAGATAGATGTTGCTGTTGATGATGTGCATGTGATGAAATCAAGGCTCGGATCAACGGAACATCGGATTATGGCATATTCATTGCCTGCGTTTGGCCTAAATGAAGCGTTTGATAGGACAGTTCTTAGGCTCAGAAACAATCAAAGTGAGGAAAGAACTGCCAGTATCTCTGACCTCAGACATCCTTGTCTGTTATCAACTTATGTACAAAACTATACATGCCATTCTTGCTCTGCATTGGCTTCCATTTATGAGAAAAAACACAGTCAAGACCGGGAAAGTGAGCTTTATTCTTTACGTCTTACTGGAGAACCTAATTGGGAGCAATGCAGAGAACTAGCTATTGGTGCCGCCATGAACTCGAGTTCCAAAGTGTCACATCTGACAGTTAGCAAAAATTGCCAAGCTAGTTTATTTTCTGGTACTG GTGGCTTATATGGCATCATTGATTGA
- the LOC108338001 gene encoding plant UBX domain-containing protein 10, whose translation MRPTGRDRRIVRRMANFPRSIMEGISRAVEDGIGFIGRGRGRRRNQHANFPLQPQEHVPQSLDHVVVQEEWSFLESFEQQYGTKHPFFYACRLGEALKLAEQDHKFLFMFLHSPDHPFANVFCKETLCSEPVIQFLDVNFVCWGGLAYRGEGLQMVATLSPDTFPCCAVIAPTPGESIAVLQQLEGPLSPAELVGILQRTLEEQGVAFGSAKAKQEEKIRADRRLREEQDAAYLAALQIDKEKDKLNNLPSREGVQKQVEAHSTKNYGKLMNNSMNVTKQNSRVNESTKGVASKGIESQPTQILIRFPNGERREHTFLCTDKIQSIFSYIDSLGLPGIGNYRLISNFPRRAYGVDQMRMTLKEAAMYPKASVFVEPLGVRVP comes from the exons atgcgACCAACAGGAAGGGATCGAAGGATTGTCCGCAGAATGGCAAACTTTCCTCGAAGCATAATGGAGGGTATTTCAAGGGCAGTGGAGGATGGTATAGGCTTTataggaagaggaagaggaagaagaagaaatcaacatGCTAATTTTCCTCTGCAGCCTCAAGAACATGTTCCACAATCACTTGATCATGTAGTGGTTCAAGAGGAATGGAGTTTTCTTGAGAGTTTTGAGCAGCAATATGGCACTAAACACCCTTTCTTTTATGCTTGCCGTCTCGGGGAAGCCTTGAAATTAGCAGAACAAGATCACAAGTTCTTGTTCATGTTCCTCCACTCACCTGACCACCCTTTTGCAAACGTTTTCTGCAAGGAAACACTGTGTTCGGAGCCAGTGATTCAGTTTCTTGATGTGAATTTTGTTTGCTGGGGAGGACTTGCATATAGAGGAGAGGGCTTGCAAATGGTTGCAACGCTTAGCCCTGACACTTTTCCCTGTTGTGCTGTCATAGCCCCCACTCCGGGCGAGAGTATAGCAGTTCTGCAACAG CTAGAAGGACCCCTTTCACCGGCTGAGCTAGTGGGGATTCTACAAAGAACATTGGAAGAACAAGGGGTAGCTTTCGGAAGTGCTAAAGCTAAGCAGGAAGAAAAGATTCGAGCAGACCGTAGGCTTAGAGAAGAACAGGATGCTGCATATCTTGCAGCTTTGCAAATTGACAAG GAAAAAGACAAACTCAATAATTTACCTTCTAGAGAGGGAGTTCAGAAGCAAGTGGAAGCTCACAGCACCAAAAATTATGGGAAACTGATGAACAATTCTATGAATGTCACTAAACAGAACAGCAGAGTGAATGAGTCCACTAAGGGAGTTGCAAGTAAAGGAATCGAGTCTCAACCCACGCAG ATTCTGATAAGGTTTCCAAACGGGGAAAGAAGAGAGCATACTTTCCTTTGCACAGACAAAATCCAATCCATTTTCTCATACATTGATTCCTTAGGATTGCCAGGGATTGGAAACTACAGATTGATATCAAACTTCCCAAGAAGAGCTTATGGTGTTGACCAAATGAGAATGACTCTCAAAGAGGCTGCCATGTATCCTAAGGCTAGTGTGTTCGTGGAGCCTTTAGGCGTTAGAGTCCCATAA